In the Alteromonas sp. M12 genome, one interval contains:
- a CDS encoding D-tagatose-bisphosphate aldolase, class II, non-catalytic subunit — translation MKVLLDMVKQQKKGVCSGVYAVCTSNPLVIEAAMQHVLLHNETLLLEATSNQVNQDGGYTGMTPKDFRKMVLAMANRVGLNEHRIILGGDHLGPNCWQHLDAEEAMQKSEILIDQYVRAGFGKIHLDCSMSCSDDPIPLGDHDVAKRAARLCLVAEKAWKDSGSEAPVYVIGTEVPVPGGTQDDSEELELTSVEDANTTIAIHQKTFAEAGLSYVWPRIIGLVVQPGVEFGLHKIDAFIPEKAHDLSEMISHHENMVFEAHSTDYQTQQHLTDLVSAHFGILKVGPWLTFAFREACFALECIEQEWIAANDWSNLKNTLLTAMHTNDSYWKKYYSQDSRQQELDCKYSLSDRIRYYWPDKNVDKALSQLIENLEQNPPPLTLISQYMPEQHNALIAGEIDNSIKGFIFHKISLVLKQYSAACNPQPVN, via the coding sequence ATGAAAGTATTATTAGATATGGTAAAGCAGCAAAAAAAAGGGGTATGCTCTGGAGTATACGCGGTCTGCACCTCTAACCCGTTAGTAATAGAAGCTGCAATGCAACATGTTTTATTACATAATGAAACCTTATTACTTGAGGCAACGTCTAACCAAGTTAACCAAGATGGCGGATATACCGGCATGACGCCTAAAGACTTTCGTAAAATGGTACTTGCTATGGCCAATCGTGTCGGTCTTAATGAACATAGAATTATACTGGGTGGCGATCATTTAGGTCCCAATTGCTGGCAGCATCTTGACGCTGAAGAGGCAATGCAAAAATCAGAAATACTAATTGATCAATATGTTCGCGCTGGTTTTGGCAAAATTCATTTGGATTGTTCAATGTCTTGTAGTGATGATCCTATTCCTTTGGGTGATCATGACGTTGCTAAAAGGGCTGCAAGACTCTGCTTAGTTGCAGAAAAAGCATGGAAAGATTCAGGTAGCGAAGCGCCAGTTTATGTAATTGGAACGGAAGTACCTGTACCCGGTGGAACTCAAGATGATTCAGAAGAATTGGAATTAACCTCTGTTGAAGATGCCAACACGACGATAGCCATCCATCAGAAAACCTTTGCAGAAGCTGGATTGTCTTATGTTTGGCCGAGAATTATAGGCTTGGTAGTGCAACCTGGTGTTGAATTTGGCTTGCACAAAATTGATGCTTTTATACCAGAGAAAGCCCATGACTTGAGTGAAATGATTAGCCATCACGAAAATATGGTATTCGAAGCCCACTCCACAGACTATCAAACACAACAACATTTGACGGATTTAGTGTCAGCACATTTTGGAATATTAAAAGTAGGTCCATGGCTGACTTTCGCGTTCCGAGAAGCTTGTTTTGCATTGGAGTGTATTGAGCAAGAATGGATAGCCGCTAATGATTGGAGTAATCTGAAAAACACCCTATTAACAGCGATGCATACAAACGATAGTTACTGGAAAAAATATTACTCGCAAGACAGCCGACAACAGGAATTGGATTGCAAATACAGTTTGAGCGACAGAATAAGATATTACTGGCCTGATAAAAATGTGGATAAAGCGCTTTCACAATTAATAGAAAATCTTGAACAGAACCCGCCGCCACTCACACTTATCAGTCAATATATGCCTGAGCAACACAATGCCCTAATTGCCGGTGAAATTGATAACTCAATTAAAGGGTTTATATTTCACAAAATATCTTTAGTACTAAAACAATACTCTGCCGCCTGTAACCCGCAGCCAGTCAATTGA
- a CDS encoding SIS domain-containing protein codes for MNYLNFSEEKLAQLDGYWTAKEISQQPECWQATLKLLQSQQQQIEAFLTPILNKPNIRIIFTGAGTSAFVGQCVTPIAMHELNKRVEAIPTTDLVSNPSEYFQAKVPTLLVSFARSGNSPESVAALEYADQLVDECYQLAITCNSDGELAKRCEGNNKLALYLPEQTNDRSFAMTSSFSSMLLSALYLFCPTHNFETGLNEAVAATTKLLNNQILPLSKLADKKFSRVVYLGSGTFKGLAQESALKLLELTDGQTMACFDSPLGFRHGPKAMIDANTLVIVYISNNPLTRQYDLDLVNELQADDEAGHVLTIRADSIPMIPQENEIVFDNMARLSDRFLLLPFIACAQVFGFFNALSVGNKPDNPSASGTVNRVVKGVNIHTL; via the coding sequence ATGAATTATCTAAACTTTTCCGAAGAAAAATTAGCACAATTAGACGGCTATTGGACAGCCAAAGAAATCAGTCAACAACCAGAATGCTGGCAAGCAACTTTGAAATTGCTGCAGTCTCAGCAACAACAAATAGAAGCTTTTTTGACCCCTATATTAAACAAGCCGAACATTCGCATTATCTTTACCGGTGCAGGAACATCAGCCTTTGTTGGCCAGTGCGTCACTCCCATTGCAATGCACGAGTTGAATAAACGAGTGGAAGCTATTCCAACCACTGACTTAGTGTCAAACCCTTCAGAATATTTTCAGGCTAAGGTGCCGACACTACTTGTTTCTTTCGCACGTTCAGGAAACAGTCCGGAAAGCGTTGCAGCATTGGAATATGCCGACCAACTTGTTGACGAATGTTATCAGTTAGCCATAACTTGCAATAGTGATGGTGAACTTGCGAAGCGCTGTGAAGGTAATAATAAACTCGCGTTATATCTACCTGAACAAACAAATGATCGCAGTTTTGCCATGACTTCTAGTTTCAGTTCTATGTTGCTTAGTGCACTTTATTTATTCTGTCCAACTCACAATTTCGAAACCGGACTTAACGAGGCTGTTGCTGCAACGACAAAACTTTTAAATAACCAAATTTTACCCCTATCGAAATTGGCGGATAAAAAATTCAGCCGTGTAGTGTATTTGGGTAGTGGTACTTTTAAAGGCTTAGCACAAGAAAGTGCGTTAAAATTGTTAGAATTAACCGACGGTCAGACTATGGCGTGTTTTGACTCCCCCTTAGGATTTCGCCACGGGCCTAAAGCAATGATAGATGCAAATACCTTGGTTATTGTGTATATCTCCAATAATCCACTCACGCGGCAATATGATCTTGATTTAGTGAATGAATTACAGGCTGATGATGAAGCAGGGCATGTTCTCACCATACGAGCAGATTCAATTCCAATGATCCCTCAAGAAAATGAAATTGTGTTTGATAACATGGCAAGGCTATCGGATCGTTTTTTGCTTTTACCCTTTATTGCTTGCGCCCAAGTGTTTGGTTTTTTCAACGCGCTCAGTGTGGGGAACAAGCCTGATAACCCAAGCGCTTCAGGAACCGTAAATCGAGTAGTAAAAGGTGTGAATATTCACACTCTGTAA